atgtgtatgtgacagggaaagagagagagagaaagaggatcgacagaaagaaggaaagaaaggcaCAAGTGTCAGGTTTCTCTTCTCAATTCAGAGGCTCAACTTGTTTTTAATCTAGAAAAGAGGGTGAAAACAGCAGGAAAGGAGAGAAGATAGCTGGGAACTTGAGCTGGTGACAGCTGTTTTGTCCCTTCTCTCCTCACCCCTCTTtcattctctctccctctttctgtctctttctacaGAGTCATGGCTGCGTACCCAAAGCGTttgtataaacatatatacAACCGTCCACAAAATGATGCCTATTTACGTGGCCTTAAATCTGTTATCATAATGAAAAGATGTGATTAGAGATGCTGCCtgtccccttttttttttctcctccgaTAATATATGGCTTTTCAAATCACATCTTTCTCTTCCTGTGACGTCTCACTCACCACATCCTGGTTTTGACTTCACAAGACGCCGACATATCTGCAGTTTAACGGTTTTCCTGTCAAATTTCAGTTCACACACATATGCTCACATATGCTCTTGCGGCATATATTTTCTCACAACGCCAGCTcaaagtgcaaccacactgtaCGTTAAATAATTATATACCATCATGGTAGGCTACTGTCCAATCTGTGGGAAGCCCGTCTACTTTGGTGAGTGTGACCTCTTTAATTTTTTACTCAATAtgtctgtcttcctctgtctgtctggcaTTTTTTTCTCTGGCCTTGTTACCCtgatttctctgtctgtctctcagtgtcTTACATTTACTTGTTTCATTTGAACAGGAAAAAGTGTTAATGAGAATGTTCTGGTTGTaatgataatatatatattttaaagatCACAAAAGTAACAAGGTAAatgggattaaaaaaaagtaataaacgtgaaaatgtcctcataatattaatgataaacCTTTTAACCTGCCAAACACAGGTGCAGCTAATAATGTTAACgatggctgcattccatttagATGTATCAATATTAGGACCCTGTTATTATGCTGACTGGAACAGAGACATCGTTAACATTATttgttacacctgtgcttttccctcTATGACAAGTTAATATGGGCCTATCTGCTTTGAAAAAGGGGCTTTGATATTTATTCAGATATGTGCTACGCAGGTTTTGGAGGTCTATTTGCTGATATGTCTGGCTCTATTCTCTGTTCGGAGGACAAAAAGAAGGCCTTTCTGTCTGGCTTTCTCATTCTCTTTTcgagcacacgcacacacactacatatacatgcacacacacacaaatgtacgCACATGTATCCATGATAACAACAGGATGTGGGTCTAGCCAAACGAGCTTGCACGCTGCTCTCTGGGTTTCCTCCTCACCTTCTGTCTCTTTTAGTTGAGTCCCCTCTCACACTCAGATCTCACTATTAAAAGCACAGCTCCTAAAGCAACTGTTTCTAGtctattgttgttgttctggTTGCTCTTGTTTTATAGCtagttatttttttactttttaatttttttattcacGTGCCAGCTAAGTTCAAATTCTCTGATGTGACCTGGCCTACTTAGCTCATTTCCTCCACCACTACACCCCCTGGTTCAGCGAACTGATGAGAGTAGCAGTCTATATTCTGAACCAGACACTTGAATCTCACTCCTTGTGAATTTATGTGTGCCAAGGCAAAATTCCTCTGACTTATTGTGAAATAGGCTataatagactgtataaaattatggacatagctaccgtgacgccagccattggtttgtggactaccattttgaagcctcgggTTCTGCATTTCAgcagttgccatcttggttttttggagccagaagtgacacCTCACAATTAGCCTGTCGCTCAAGCTCTTAAATTTACATAATTTTAAGCCtttatgaaatgtaaacaagtgAGTTATATAAACATTTACCTACCATACAGTTGTCCAGAACGCTGAAATCAGCCATGAAAACCCAAAACCcgttttttaacatgtttatatttgctgtaaagctgggcattttaacatgggggtctatggggattgacgcGTTTCGAgagcctgcctcaagtggccactcaAGGAATTGCAGTTTGTGGCAGTTcagcactggcttcatttttttaagatataGATTTTTTAGGCTATTTGCCTTCATTTGATAGGGCAGATATAGTATGAAAGGGGGAGACATAAGGGGGATGACATGAAGCAAAGGGCCATGGATTGGAATCAAGCCTgcggctgctgtggcaaggacacgGCCTTTGTACACGgagcacctgctctaccaggtgagctagtgggtgacctgttggcttcattttccagggCTGGGGATTGCAGCTTGTGAAATATCCATAAACAAGTACAAGTTCACAATAGCTGCGACCACATATGCCACATGCATCCATGCATTGCCCTTCTTTGCCAGTTGGCACGAACAGTTAATCAGCTGTTCTTTGGCTCGTGACCAATCTTTCCACAAAATCTTGGACATGTCTGTGGTTCCATATGGAAGTTCTGGGCCTTTATGACGTAGGCCACTCCCATTGCCTCCATCCTGTTTAGCCAATtggcatgaacacaaatatacaccttcacacacacccacacacacttgacctccATGCTAAATATCAACCTCCTGGGGGAAAAACTGTGGCGGCCAAGGGTGGGGAAATTTTTGTAGGCTGACCATACCACAATGGAGTGTGCTACAGAGCTGCTGGTGGCAGCTAAAAAAACACCATCCCACATATGTCCTAATTTTCTTTGCTGCAGGTGAGAAGAAGAGGTCCTTAGGGAGGGACTACCACCCTCTTTGTCTCAAGTGCCAAAAGTGCAACAGACAACTCACAGCTGGACAACATGCTGAGGTATATGAGGACAAAATATAAGGAAAATAGCATAAGAATGATTGAATGAATGTGTCGGAAGATGCAATAAACATGTCCTGCTTACTGTGTTTCAGTATGATGAGAAGCCATACTGCTCACACTGCTACCTGAAGATGTTTGGGCCAAGAGGTACTGCCTTCCCACTGTGAAATCATACATacccgaacacacacacacacacacacacacacgaacacacactgGCACCCACATGCAATCTCTGAATGTCTTTTCCCTGTGTGAATCTTTCTTGACAGGTAACAGGTGACTGGTGTCGCCGTGGCACAGTGCAGCTCCTTCACAGAAGACACCAGACTGAGCCAACATGGACCAGCGCTGACATACAAAAGACACACAGGGCCTGTTTACTGGCCGAAAAATTAGtaaatttataaataaatatggatgATACAGAGATATTTAACAGTCCATCCACTTCAGTCATTTACACTTCCACAAAATTAATTATTTGTAAATGTGTGATGACCACTTGATGCCACGTGTGTGTGATTGTTCACTTTTATAATGTAATTGAATTTTGTATATTGTAAGTCAGTattaataaatgcatttttttaaacattccaATGTCAAACCCTGGTggatgtctctgtctctgtggtgGACGGTGTAATCAGGAGCCCACATGCTCATATCTGGGCACGCAGGGTGGATGTATTTGCACGCAAACTAACAAATGCTCTAATCACCgacaacacacatgcacgtaaaaaaaaatgagttgAGCTAGAGggttctccctctctccctcatcgAGCAGCCAGGGGAAaggagaaggaaggaaggaggaatgGATGAGGGTGGTTGCTGTTGGCAGGGTAAACCAGATCTTATGCCAGCAGAATCTGCTGGAATGGGTGCTACAGTGAGGCGGATCTCAagcactcacacacgcacacacatgttCATGTACACTGCTGCCCCTGAAGCAGTGTGCCTTGACTGCTGCAGGGGCTTGTCACCCAGTGGTGGGTGAagtacactgacacacacacatatacacacacatagagaaagAGGTGTGCTGATGTGCTTCTCTGTAAAGTGTCATGTGTCACAcgagtgacatttcaggtatttgTCCTTGGATGATGGAGGGATACAGAAGTAAAGGGTATAAATgataaaggaggcagaggcagcatGGAGAAAGCTAatggacaaagagagagagagggctgaTGGGATTATTTTAACATGTAGCAAAGAGCTAGCAGAGGGAAGCCTGTGTGTCTCACCAGCGTGTCTTTGAACCTGTCCGTCTCCCTCTCATCCGCCCAGATCCCTCCTtcatcctccctcctcttctgtccctgcactctcctcctccctcctccctccatgtCTCCTTCACCCCCTAACCCCCTACCTTGATAGATCACATGACTGCTGTGATACCAGCTGGCTGACTGCTCATTTGCATGTGTTTCAGCTACATTCTCTTATTAGGGAGAGGGATGGTGACGGAGGGGCCGAGTTATAGGTGGAGAGGGGCTGAGGGTTAAGGGAGAGTGGAGTGCTGTGGGGAGCGCTGGGTGATTGAGGGGCACTGTGAGAATtgaaagaaaagagggagagaccaTGAATTTATAGGGGAGACAGGAAGGGAGAGGGGAAAGTAGAGGAATAAAAATCACTGCATTAAGCCTGGCAAAGTTAAAGCAGGGCTCTCCCACCTGCACTGGGTCCAAACTGAAGAGAGGAGCTTGAAAGAATTCGTCAATGTCTTTCCATGTGGTGGTTGCACCAGGCCTATCTATGGTTACAATCAGAGAGATTCTGTAGGCAGCCTCAGAATCAGGCCTCTGGTGACACTTAATGAGGAACAGATAAATTAAGGAGAATCATTTTacatcaaagacaaaaaaagaatgaatgaagtATGTTTCTATTGAGAGTCTTTTTGCATGTGGACTCAACACTTTGCCATAACCTCCATTTCTGTGTCGCTGTCGACATCTAGTGGCCATAAAAGTTACTGCTACTTCTCAAAAGAAGGAAAGCAGTGACTTGAATGAAAAGACAGCGAGGGCATCACTATGGGCGTACTTGCATTTTACAGAGTGTCTTGAACATTTTGAAGTGTGACGATGATTTAAATTTCAATATACCAGTGTTGTTTGTGTGATATTAAAGTTTAACCCACatcaagtgaaaaaaaatctgctcacTACTCTAAAGGGGAATTACACACactttcaaaattcatacatgttatttctATAGTGTAAGACAGTccttaaatattattaaaaaagtcctaaaata
The window above is part of the Epinephelus moara isolate mb chromosome 5, YSFRI_EMoa_1.0, whole genome shotgun sequence genome. Proteins encoded here:
- the zgc:195282 gene encoding cysteine-rich protein 1; translated protein: MVGYCPICGKPVYFGEKKRSLGRDYHPLCLKCQKCNRQLTAGQHAEYDEKPYCSHCYLKMFGPRGNR